One window of Agarivorans sp. Alg241-V36 genomic DNA carries:
- a CDS encoding glucokinase: MKENKMAGFGLIADVGGTNIRLALVELKTGEIGRLKKYLCADYPSIADVISLYLKEQQETVTQACVAIACPTDKDWIAMTNHSWAFSKKEVQEQLGFEGFHVINDYTGIAMSIPTLTDEQKIQVGGGEAKTGAPIAVYGPGTGLGVAHLIHHDSEYVCIPGEGGHVEFAANDEKEAHVLAFLQKRLGHVSAERLLSGPGLVNIYEGLMDMHGKTAETFEPSDVTTRGLDGSCPVCVEAMEVFCRALGSFGGNLALNMSTFGGVYIAGGIITRFMDFFNNSDFRKRFEDKGRFVDFVAKVPVYIITEEQPGLQGAAAYLRQSNGYRI, from the coding sequence ATGAAGGAAAACAAAATGGCCGGTTTTGGTTTAATCGCCGACGTAGGTGGTACAAATATTCGCTTAGCTCTAGTTGAACTTAAAACAGGTGAAATAGGGCGTTTAAAAAAGTATTTATGTGCTGACTACCCAAGCATCGCTGACGTGATTTCCCTGTACCTAAAAGAACAGCAAGAAACAGTAACCCAAGCTTGTGTCGCCATTGCTTGTCCTACCGATAAAGATTGGATCGCAATGACCAATCACAGCTGGGCATTCTCTAAGAAAGAAGTACAAGAACAATTAGGCTTCGAAGGATTCCACGTAATTAACGATTACACTGGCATCGCGATGTCTATCCCAACTTTGACCGACGAGCAAAAGATTCAAGTTGGCGGTGGCGAAGCTAAAACAGGTGCGCCAATTGCCGTTTACGGTCCAGGCACAGGTTTAGGTGTTGCTCACTTAATCCATCACGACAGCGAGTATGTATGTATTCCGGGCGAGGGCGGCCATGTAGAGTTTGCTGCTAACGACGAGAAAGAAGCGCACGTATTGGCCTTTTTACAAAAACGTTTAGGTCATGTATCGGCAGAGCGTTTGTTGTCAGGCCCTGGCTTAGTAAACATTTACGAAGGCTTAATGGACATGCACGGTAAAACGGCTGAAACATTTGAGCCTTCAGACGTGACTACTCGTGGACTTGACGGCAGCTGCCCAGTTTGTGTTGAAGCAATGGAAGTATTCTGCCGTGCTTTAGGCTCGTTTGGCGGTAACCTAGCGCTTAACATGTCTACCTTTGGCGGCGTATATATTGCCGGTGGCATCATTACTCGCTTTATGGATTTCTTCAATAACAGCGATTTCCGCAAGCGTTTTGAAGATAAAGGTCGCTTTGTAGATTTTGTCGCCAAAGTACCGGTTTATATTATTACCGAAGAGCAACCAGGCTTACAGGGCGCTGCTGCTTACTTACGCCAAAGTAACGGCTACCGTATTTAG
- a CDS encoding acyl-CoA dehydrogenase, translated as MTILLMLVTAAVVLLCIPDTRKKLVTRPAFRVFKKILPPLSQTEKEAMEAGSVWWDGELFGGKPDWNKLHSYPKATLSEDEQAFMDVQVATLLDMLDDFDIVQNQRDLPKQVWDYLKAEGFFALIIPKAYGGREFSAIANSTIVSTIATRSLSAAVTVMVPNSLGPGELLLHYGTQEQKDHWLPGLADGTHVPCFALTGPEAGSDAGAIPDKGIICKGEFNGEEVVGIRLNWNKRYITLAPVATVLGLAFKLYDPEGLLGEQEELGITCALIPTDHPGVRTGDRHFPLGLAFMNGPTFGEDVFIPLDWIIGGADYAGKGWRMLVECLSAGRGISLPALGTAVGHMSSRTTSAYAYVRKQFGLSIGRFEGVEEALARIGGMTYQLEAARRLTAGALDLDQSPAIVTAIAKYHMTEMARTVLDDAMDIHSGRAIQLGAMNYLGHAYNGVPVAITVEGANILTRNLMIFGQGATRCHPYVLKELQAAANPDEEAGLAEFDSLLIKHIGFGVGNFAGSLFQGLTGAAFNSSPVSGETAVYYRQLTRMSRGLALCADMSMLILGGDLKRKERISARLGDVLSNLYLASATLKHYEDQGRPAEDLPFVKWAVERNLHEIGIAFEGFFQNFSNRVVARVLKTVVFPFGNRFKLAEDKVSHQICETMMTPGAARERLSHLCVTNGGEGDAVAIIEQAFLAMYKVRPLERKIAKAQKAGQLPRKVALDEIVDKALEQDILTQEEATNLLEADKLRYQAIQVDHFEPGVLEAKNAPIESEVNVA; from the coding sequence ATGACTATTTTGTTGATGTTAGTGACCGCGGCGGTGGTGCTGTTATGCATACCCGATACGCGCAAAAAGCTGGTAACGCGACCTGCTTTTAGAGTGTTTAAGAAAATTCTTCCGCCCCTGTCTCAAACCGAGAAAGAGGCAATGGAAGCGGGTTCAGTTTGGTGGGACGGTGAGCTATTTGGTGGTAAGCCAGATTGGAATAAACTTCACAGTTACCCAAAAGCTACCTTAAGCGAAGACGAGCAAGCCTTTATGGATGTTCAAGTTGCTACGCTATTAGACATGCTTGATGATTTTGATATTGTGCAAAATCAACGTGACCTTCCTAAACAAGTATGGGATTACCTAAAAGCAGAAGGCTTTTTCGCACTTATTATTCCTAAAGCCTATGGCGGTAGAGAATTTTCGGCCATCGCTAACTCTACCATCGTAAGTACTATTGCTACCCGCAGTCTATCTGCCGCGGTAACAGTAATGGTACCAAACTCTTTAGGCCCAGGTGAGCTACTGCTTCACTATGGTACCCAAGAGCAAAAAGATCATTGGTTACCTGGCTTGGCAGACGGTACACACGTACCTTGTTTTGCCTTAACTGGCCCTGAAGCGGGTTCAGACGCTGGCGCAATTCCAGACAAAGGCATTATTTGTAAAGGTGAGTTTAACGGCGAAGAAGTGGTTGGTATTCGCTTAAACTGGAACAAACGCTACATTACCTTAGCCCCGGTAGCTACGGTATTGGGTTTGGCCTTTAAGCTTTACGATCCAGAAGGTTTGCTGGGTGAGCAAGAAGAGTTAGGTATTACTTGTGCCCTAATCCCAACTGACCATCCTGGTGTGCGCACTGGCGATCGCCACTTCCCACTTGGTTTAGCCTTTATGAATGGCCCAACCTTCGGTGAAGATGTATTTATTCCTCTAGATTGGATTATTGGTGGAGCTGATTACGCAGGTAAAGGTTGGCGTATGTTGGTTGAGTGTTTATCAGCTGGCCGTGGTATTTCATTACCTGCTCTAGGCACTGCTGTTGGCCATATGAGCTCACGCACAACCAGTGCTTACGCCTATGTTCGTAAACAATTTGGTCTATCAATTGGCCGATTTGAAGGTGTAGAGGAAGCGTTAGCAAGAATTGGTGGTATGACTTACCAGTTAGAAGCAGCTCGTCGCTTAACCGCTGGCGCCTTAGATTTAGACCAAAGCCCAGCCATTGTTACTGCCATTGCTAAATACCACATGACCGAAATGGCGCGTACCGTGTTAGATGACGCCATGGATATCCACTCTGGTCGAGCAATTCAGCTTGGCGCCATGAACTATCTAGGCCACGCCTATAACGGCGTACCTGTTGCTATCACGGTGGAAGGTGCGAATATTCTAACCCGTAACTTGATGATCTTTGGTCAAGGTGCAACACGTTGTCACCCTTATGTACTTAAAGAGCTACAAGCAGCAGCCAACCCAGATGAAGAAGCAGGTTTAGCTGAATTTGATAGCTTACTAATTAAGCATATTGGTTTTGGCGTAGGTAACTTTGCGGGCAGTTTATTCCAAGGTTTAACTGGTGCAGCGTTTAACTCTAGTCCAGTGTCTGGTGAAACAGCGGTTTACTATCGCCAGTTAACCCGCATGAGCCGTGGATTAGCACTGTGTGCCGATATGTCGATGCTAATTCTAGGTGGTGATCTTAAACGTAAAGAGCGAATCTCGGCGCGTTTAGGCGATGTATTAAGTAACCTTTACTTAGCATCTGCTACTTTGAAGCACTATGAAGACCAAGGCCGACCAGCAGAAGACTTACCTTTTGTTAAATGGGCAGTAGAACGTAACCTGCATGAAATTGGTATTGCCTTTGAAGGCTTCTTCCAAAACTTCTCAAACCGCGTTGTTGCTCGAGTGCTAAAAACCGTCGTGTTCCCATTTGGAAATCGCTTTAAGTTAGCAGAAGATAAGGTAAGTCATCAGATTTGTGAAACCATGATGACACCAGGCGCTGCACGAGAACGCCTAAGCCACTTATGTGTAACTAACGGTGGTGAAGGTGATGCGGTAGCAATTATTGAGCAAGCATTTTTGGCAATGTACAAGGTCCGTCCTTTAGAGCGTAAAATTGCTAAAGCGCAAAAAGCTGGCCAACTGCCACGTAAAGTGGCCTTAGATGAGATTGTAGATAAAGCCTTAGAGCAAGATATTCTCACCCAAGAAGAGGCTACAAACTTGCTTGAGGCGGATAAACTGCGTTACCAAGCCATCCAAGTTGACCACTTCGAACCTGGAGTGTTAGAGGCAAAAAATGCTCCAATAGAATCTGAAGTGAATGTCGCTTAG
- a CDS encoding MurR/RpiR family transcriptional regulator has translation MNTLEKITKNLENFSKSERKVAEVIIASPQTAIHSSIAALAKLADVSEPTVNRFCRRLDTKGFPDFKLHLAQSLANGTPYVNRHVDEEDGPEAYTSKIFESSMASLEAAKNSLDPNAVNRAVDLLTQAKKISFFGLGASASVAQDALNKFFRFNVPVSYFDDVVMMRMSCIVATEEDVIILISHTGRTKAMIDIAVLAQQNDSTVIGITSKDSPLAKECNLVLSMDVPEDTDVYMPMASRIAQMALIDVLATGFTLRRGEKFRENLRKVKQSLKDSRTDKSL, from the coding sequence ATGAATACGCTTGAAAAAATAACTAAAAATTTAGAAAACTTCAGCAAATCAGAACGTAAGGTTGCTGAGGTTATTATCGCCTCCCCTCAAACGGCGATTCATTCAAGTATTGCTGCATTAGCAAAACTCGCTGACGTAAGTGAACCGACAGTAAACCGCTTTTGTCGGCGCTTAGACACTAAAGGTTTCCCAGATTTTAAACTGCACCTAGCACAAAGCTTAGCCAATGGTACGCCTTACGTTAACCGCCATGTTGACGAAGAAGATGGCCCAGAAGCCTATACTTCTAAGATTTTTGAATCGTCTATGGCTAGCCTAGAAGCAGCAAAAAACAGTTTAGACCCTAATGCGGTAAACCGCGCTGTAGATTTATTGACCCAAGCCAAGAAAATCTCTTTCTTTGGTTTAGGTGCTTCTGCATCGGTTGCTCAAGACGCATTAAACAAGTTCTTCCGCTTTAATGTGCCCGTGAGTTATTTTGACGATGTAGTAATGATGCGCATGAGTTGTATTGTGGCTACCGAAGAAGATGTGATTATTTTGATTTCACATACCGGCCGCACCAAAGCAATGATTGATATTGCAGTGCTAGCCCAACAAAACGATTCAACGGTTATCGGCATTACCAGTAAAGACTCTCCGTTAGCTAAAGAATGTAACTTAGTCTTGTCGATGGACGTGCCAGAAGATACTGATGTATATATGCCAATGGCTTCTCGAATTGCACAGATGGCATTAATTGACGTACTAGCTACCGGCTTTACCTTACGCCGAGGCGAGAAGTTCCGCGAGAATCTACGTAAAGTTAAACAAAGCCTTAAAGACTCGCGTACGGATAAGTCGCTGTAA
- a CDS encoding DUF692 family multinuclear iron-containing protein, with protein MTKKQYGLGLRSAYAEQLLNKHQQLDWLEIHAENYFNPHSYDYHLLKQIAEHSPISVHGVGLSLGSFDALSKPHLEKLKALIDDVNPFIVSEHLSWSSINGRFYNDLLPLPYTEECLRVFIEHVNQAQDFLGRQVLIENPSAYLAYHESHIHEPDFLNQLVDATGCGLLLDINNVYVSGYNLGWDNQAYLETLNLDAVKEIHLAGYTEKQLDNKTVLIDSHNQKVSEPVWQLYRQFQQYYANNIPTLIEWDSDFPSLDVLVEEVLQAKHIDLETSEVNCA; from the coding sequence ATGACAAAAAAACAATACGGGCTTGGTCTGCGCTCAGCTTATGCAGAACAGTTGCTAAACAAACATCAGCAACTTGATTGGCTAGAGATCCACGCAGAGAACTACTTTAACCCACACTCATACGACTATCATCTGCTTAAGCAAATCGCTGAGCATAGTCCGATTAGTGTTCACGGAGTGGGTTTATCACTAGGTTCATTCGACGCCTTAAGCAAGCCACATTTAGAGAAGCTAAAAGCATTAATTGATGATGTTAATCCTTTTATAGTCTCTGAGCATTTAAGTTGGAGCAGCATTAACGGTCGCTTTTATAACGATTTACTGCCCTTACCTTACACTGAAGAATGCTTGAGAGTATTTATAGAGCACGTTAACCAAGCACAAGACTTTTTAGGCAGACAAGTGCTTATCGAAAACCCCTCTGCCTATTTGGCCTATCATGAAAGCCATATCCATGAGCCAGACTTTCTTAACCAATTAGTTGATGCAACAGGCTGCGGATTGTTACTGGATATAAACAATGTGTATGTCAGCGGCTATAACTTAGGCTGGGATAACCAAGCCTACTTAGAAACACTAAATTTAGATGCTGTGAAGGAGATCCACTTAGCCGGTTATACCGAGAAGCAACTCGACAATAAAACCGTGCTAATTGACAGCCACAACCAAAAGGTAAGCGAACCAGTTTGGCAGTTGTATCGACAGTTCCAACAGTACTATGCCAACAACATCCCTACCCTTATTGAATGGGACAGTGATTTCCCTAGCTTAGATGTGCTAGTAGAAGAAGTCTTACAAGCCAAACACATCGACTTAGAAACAAGCGAGGTGAATTGTGCTTAA
- a CDS encoding DNA-binding domain-containing protein has protein sequence MLKQLQQEFSDSLNQTNTSVEARLANNALSPDESMQIYQNNYLLSLSEALSATYPTVQKLVGEDYFKFVAKSFILQHGHNQGDLNLFGHGFNQFLQQQDALAQLPYLADIAQLDWLIEQTAGQALPSQYFTVEALQSIPVEQLGDVVLHLAPHQSLLASQYPVFAIYQMVQQDQVEAIELDEQDFVLFSKQPNFEVQLEQISTVSYEFLSHCQQQRPLGELPQHCLAELEPLLGESIQQQRLSHFSFASERGESHDATL, from the coding sequence GTGCTTAAGCAATTGCAGCAAGAGTTTTCAGACTCGCTAAATCAGACTAATACGAGTGTTGAAGCACGTTTAGCCAACAACGCGCTTAGCCCTGATGAATCAATGCAAATCTACCAAAACAATTATCTACTAAGCTTAAGCGAGGCCTTAAGCGCCACCTACCCCACAGTGCAGAAGTTGGTAGGTGAAGACTATTTTAAGTTTGTCGCCAAAAGTTTCATTTTGCAGCATGGCCATAATCAAGGTGATCTTAACTTGTTTGGCCATGGCTTTAATCAGTTTTTGCAGCAACAAGATGCCTTAGCTCAACTCCCCTATTTAGCGGATATCGCTCAGCTAGATTGGCTCATTGAACAAACCGCTGGCCAAGCCTTGCCAAGTCAATATTTCACTGTAGAAGCTCTGCAATCTATACCCGTAGAACAACTGGGAGATGTAGTACTGCATTTGGCTCCACATCAGTCCTTGTTAGCCAGCCAATACCCTGTATTCGCGATTTACCAAATGGTTCAGCAAGATCAAGTTGAAGCTATTGAATTAGATGAGCAAGATTTTGTGTTATTCAGCAAGCAGCCAAATTTTGAAGTGCAGCTAGAGCAAATATCCACGGTGAGTTACGAGTTTCTTAGTCATTGCCAGCAGCAACGTCCTTTAGGCGAGTTACCTCAACACTGCTTAGCGGAGCTAGAGCCACTGCTCGGCGAATCAATTCAACAGCAACGTTTATCCCATTTTAGTTTTGCATCAGAGAGAGGAGAATCCCATGATGCCACTTTATAA
- a CDS encoding DUF2282 domain-containing protein produces MKGSNIAIATAVTGLIALGTLTATPAVAAGKEKCYGVSKAGKNDCATKNSSCAGTATADNQSDAFVVLPKGLCDKLTGGSKQSS; encoded by the coding sequence ATGAAAGGTTCAAACATTGCAATCGCTACAGCAGTTACTGGTTTAATCGCATTGGGTACTCTTACCGCTACTCCAGCAGTTGCTGCAGGTAAAGAGAAGTGTTACGGCGTGTCTAAAGCGGGTAAAAACGACTGTGCAACTAAAAATAGTTCATGTGCAGGTACTGCTACCGCTGACAACCAGTCAGATGCTTTCGTAGTATTGCCAAAAGGCTTATGTGACAAACTAACTGGTGGTAGCAAACAATCTAGTTAA
- a CDS encoding TetR/AcrR family transcriptional regulator yields the protein MRQGTKSKILDAAERLFAERGFADTSLRLITSHAEVNLASVNYHFGSKKELIQAVLMRYLEQFMPLVDKAMLEHIEGDTPPNLDQVFSSFIDPLLEMNQVKKHGTAMFLLLLGRGYTDSQGHLRKFITHHFGEVLSRFQDAVRLAYPELSDSDIFWRLHFTLGTVVFTMASSTALKDIASADFNEDLNTEGLIRKVIPYLAAGVGAPT from the coding sequence GTGAGACAAGGAACTAAAAGTAAGATCCTCGATGCAGCCGAACGTTTATTCGCTGAACGAGGATTTGCCGATACCTCGTTGAGGTTAATTACTTCTCATGCCGAGGTTAATCTAGCCTCGGTAAATTACCATTTTGGTTCAAAAAAAGAACTTATCCAAGCTGTTCTTATGCGTTACCTAGAGCAGTTCATGCCCTTAGTAGATAAGGCCATGTTAGAGCACATAGAAGGCGACACTCCGCCTAATCTGGATCAGGTGTTCTCTTCGTTTATCGATCCCTTGCTTGAAATGAACCAAGTGAAGAAACACGGTACTGCGATGTTCCTACTATTATTAGGACGAGGATATACCGACAGCCAAGGGCACCTGCGTAAATTTATTACTCATCACTTTGGAGAAGTGCTCAGCCGTTTTCAAGATGCGGTGAGATTGGCTTATCCCGAGTTATCAGACAGCGATATATTTTGGCGTTTGCACTTCACCTTAGGAACAGTGGTGTTCACCATGGCATCTAGCACTGCTCTTAAAGATATTGCCAGTGCCGACTTTAATGAAGATTTAAATACCGAAGGATTGATCAGAAAAGTAATCCCCTATTTGGCAGCCGGTGTGGGTGCGCCAACTTAA